Proteins encoded in a region of the Mycolicibacterium duvalii genome:
- a CDS encoding CaiB/BaiF CoA transferase family protein, which translates to MLAGPYATMMLADLGAEVIKIEPPGGEISRQVSDSYFASLNRNKQSVLLDLRSPEGRARLGEMVADSHALLVNMKPSAIRRLGLTYDALKQFNERIVCVAMTGFGLNGGDDPAFDYVIQAATGVAAMTGDPDGPPTLPGYSSADNSTGLTAALGLLAQIVSGRGGQVDVSLQDVMLSQLNYRAAAYLNDGVRPQRHPYGAHSYYVPAQLFPTADGYLALFVTHDAFWAAFAAEAGIDGFPTMAERAARRDEVLAVVSAALSADTATHWEARLRPLGIPAAAVRTLPEALEATPHAVVTAGDFRLVGSPIRIDGYEPVYRPAPALDEHAGASAQSS; encoded by the coding sequence ATGCTGGCCGGTCCGTACGCGACCATGATGCTGGCCGACCTCGGCGCAGAGGTGATCAAGATCGAACCGCCCGGCGGCGAGATCTCCCGCCAGGTCAGCGACAGCTACTTCGCCAGCCTCAACCGCAACAAGCAGAGCGTGCTCCTGGATCTGCGATCTCCGGAAGGCCGGGCCCGGCTCGGCGAGATGGTCGCGGATTCCCATGCGCTGCTGGTCAACATGAAGCCCTCGGCGATCCGTCGACTGGGCCTGACCTACGACGCGCTCAAGCAGTTCAACGAGCGCATCGTGTGTGTGGCGATGACCGGGTTCGGCCTCAACGGCGGCGACGACCCCGCCTTCGACTACGTCATCCAGGCCGCCACCGGGGTGGCCGCGATGACCGGCGACCCCGACGGACCGCCCACGCTGCCGGGGTATTCGTCGGCGGACAACTCCACCGGCCTCACCGCGGCACTGGGCCTGTTGGCCCAGATCGTGTCCGGTCGGGGTGGGCAGGTCGACGTGTCACTGCAGGACGTGATGCTCTCGCAACTGAACTACCGCGCCGCGGCGTACCTCAACGACGGAGTGCGGCCACAGCGGCACCCCTACGGTGCACACTCGTATTACGTACCGGCGCAGCTGTTTCCGACCGCCGACGGTTACCTTGCGCTGTTCGTCACCCACGATGCGTTCTGGGCGGCCTTCGCTGCCGAAGCCGGGATCGACGGCTTTCCCACGATGGCCGAACGGGCAGCCCGGCGCGACGAGGTTCTCGCCGTGGTCAGCGCGGCTTTGTCGGCCGACACCGCGACCCACTGGGAAGCCCGGCTGCGGCCGCTGGGAATCCCGGCCGCCGCGGTTCGCACGTTGCCCGAAGCGTTGGAGGCCACCCCGCACGCGGTGGTCACCGCGGGGGACTTCAGGTTGGTCGGCAGCCCGATCCGGATCGACGGCTACGAACCGGTGTATCGGCCGGCCCCGGCGCTCGATGAGCATGCCGGGGCGTCGGCTCAGTCGTCGTAA
- a CDS encoding 2Fe-2S iron-sulfur cluster-binding protein, translated as MTDPQAPGSGAAVTEPGEAQGTITIKLDGQTASVSTRPGETLLESARRAGMGPPFSCEAGNCGTCMALVTDGAATMRVNDALTEDEVADGYVLTCQAVPDTTSVSVTYDD; from the coding sequence ATGACCGACCCGCAGGCACCGGGATCGGGGGCTGCAGTGACAGAGCCGGGCGAGGCCCAAGGCACCATCACCATCAAGCTAGACGGCCAGACCGCGTCGGTTTCGACCCGGCCGGGCGAGACGCTGCTGGAGAGCGCCCGCCGCGCCGGGATGGGTCCGCCGTTCTCCTGCGAAGCGGGCAACTGCGGCACCTGCATGGCGCTGGTGACCGACGGCGCCGCGACCATGCGGGTCAACGACGCGCTGACCGAAGACGAGGTCGCCGACGGGTATGTGCTCACCTGCCAGGCCGTTCCGGACACCACGTCGGTGTCGGTCACTTACGACGACTGA
- a CDS encoding class I adenylate-forming enzyme family protein: protein MSEPIALAFEDRQYSLADLDALTSGMALDLQQRGVGVGSRVAVMSSNRPEFVVALRAIWRLGAAAVLLSPAWKRAEVDHAVALTAPTHAVGDHPVLADVLPMRHLDEPVAPGDTAHVPVDPGADAVLVFSSGTTGMPKAVRHTHASLAAAVRQWRDALGLTATDRLQIMTPPSHILGLLNIVMALDTGAWIRLHRRFDIDAMLRHIESDRITIEMAVAPIALALSAHPDLERHDLSSLRYIMWCATPVTESVAHAVTARTGVTWVTAYGASELPVIACNDLDGARLDTVGRAVDGVAVRIASLETGEPLGPNAEGEIQVFSEAVMGGYLPESATSEAFSDRWYRTGDVGTLDADGWLRITDRAKEMIKVRGFQVAPAEIEAVLHGHPGVEDCAVFGVPSADGEAIVAAVKSADSVGSEELAALVADRLASYKKPRRVVFVDDIPRLPSGKVLRRVLRERVMSACAKSGGNCGRPTDQ from the coding sequence GTGAGTGAGCCCATTGCGCTCGCCTTCGAGGATCGGCAGTACAGCCTGGCCGACCTCGATGCGCTGACGTCGGGCATGGCTCTGGACCTGCAGCAGCGGGGAGTGGGCGTGGGGTCGCGGGTCGCGGTCATGTCGTCGAATCGTCCCGAGTTCGTCGTCGCGCTGCGCGCGATCTGGCGGCTGGGCGCTGCCGCGGTGTTGCTGAGTCCGGCGTGGAAGCGCGCCGAGGTCGATCATGCCGTGGCGCTGACCGCCCCGACCCACGCGGTGGGGGATCACCCCGTCCTCGCCGACGTGCTGCCGATGCGCCACCTCGACGAGCCGGTCGCCCCGGGCGACACAGCACACGTACCGGTGGACCCCGGTGCCGACGCGGTCTTGGTGTTCAGTTCGGGCACCACCGGCATGCCGAAAGCGGTACGGCACACCCACGCGTCGCTGGCTGCGGCGGTGCGGCAGTGGCGCGACGCGTTGGGGCTGACCGCGACGGACCGGCTGCAGATCATGACGCCGCCCTCGCACATTCTGGGACTGCTCAACATCGTGATGGCGCTCGACACCGGTGCCTGGATCCGGCTGCACCGGCGCTTCGACATCGACGCGATGCTGCGCCACATCGAGTCCGACCGAATCACCATCGAAATGGCGGTGGCACCGATCGCGCTGGCGCTCTCGGCCCATCCCGATCTGGAACGTCACGACCTGAGTTCGCTGCGCTACATCATGTGGTGTGCCACACCGGTCACCGAGAGCGTGGCCCACGCGGTGACGGCGCGGACCGGGGTGACATGGGTGACGGCCTACGGCGCGAGCGAGCTACCGGTCATCGCGTGCAACGACCTCGACGGCGCGCGGCTCGACACGGTCGGGCGCGCGGTCGACGGCGTCGCCGTGCGCATCGCGTCGCTGGAGACGGGCGAGCCGCTGGGACCGAACGCCGAGGGTGAGATCCAGGTGTTCTCCGAAGCGGTGATGGGGGGCTACCTACCGGAATCGGCGACCTCGGAAGCGTTTTCGGATCGCTGGTACCGCACCGGTGACGTCGGCACCCTCGACGCCGACGGCTGGCTGCGCATCACCGACCGCGCCAAGGAGATGATCAAGGTGCGGGGATTTCAGGTCGCGCCCGCCGAGATCGAGGCGGTGCTGCACGGTCACCCCGGCGTCGAGGACTGTGCCGTGTTCGGGGTGCCGTCGGCCGACGGTGAGGCCATCGTCGCCGCGGTCAAGTCTGCCGATTCGGTCGGCTCGGAGGAGCTGGCCGCGCTGGTGGCCGACCGGTTGGCCTCCTATAAGAAACCCCGTCGCGTGGTTTTCGTCGACGACATCCCGCGCCTACCGTCGGGCAAGGTGCTGCGTCGAGTGTTGCGGGAGCGGGTGATGAGCGCTTGCGCGAAGAGCGGAGGAAATTGTGGACGTCCGACTGACCAGTGA
- a CDS encoding acyl-CoA dehydrogenase family protein, producing MDVRLTSEQRQLRDAAAELAADLGPGSVADLDDTARTVRLEKALDATGFRTLRSDGASAVEVALVAEEFGRGLVDVPFLGPVLLDDLARRLGRTVSGPSSSALTVDLTNSLAGVTESPAELSELSEEDAGRWYALALTATTADMLGAARGTHALATEYAKVRAQYGATIGSYQAVAHLLAESLALIEGAVSVARHAAWAVDELPVGEAVEAGRVAKIYTCRAAMTVCETSIQVHGGIGNTWECLAHVYLRRVLAATEAWPVKLEELTIGLS from the coding sequence GTGGACGTCCGACTGACCAGTGAGCAACGACAGCTGCGCGACGCCGCCGCAGAACTGGCTGCCGACCTGGGGCCCGGCTCCGTGGCCGACCTCGACGACACGGCCAGAACCGTCCGCCTCGAGAAAGCGTTGGACGCCACCGGATTTCGTACCCTGCGTTCCGACGGCGCGTCGGCGGTCGAAGTCGCTCTGGTGGCCGAGGAATTCGGCCGCGGGCTGGTCGACGTTCCGTTCCTGGGTCCCGTGCTGCTCGACGATCTGGCCCGACGACTCGGCCGGACGGTCAGCGGCCCGTCGTCATCGGCGCTGACCGTCGATCTGACCAACAGTCTTGCCGGCGTAACGGAATCACCGGCTGAGCTCTCCGAGCTCTCCGAGGAAGACGCCGGCCGTTGGTATGCGCTGGCGTTGACCGCGACCACGGCCGACATGCTCGGCGCCGCCCGGGGAACCCACGCGCTGGCCACCGAATACGCCAAGGTGCGCGCCCAGTACGGCGCGACGATCGGCTCCTACCAGGCCGTCGCCCATCTGCTCGCCGAGAGCCTCGCACTGATCGAAGGCGCGGTCAGTGTCGCCCGCCACGCCGCCTGGGCGGTCGACGAACTGCCGGTCGGGGAAGCCGTCGAGGCCGGCCGGGTCGCCAAGATCTACACCTGCCGTGCAGCGATGACCGTGTGCGAGACGTCGATTCAGGTGCACGGCGGCATCGGTAACACCTGGGAATGCCTCGCCCATGTGTATCTGAGACGTGTACTGGCCGCCACCGAGGCCTGGCCCGTGAAGCTGGAGGAGCTGACCATTGGACTTTCGTGA
- a CDS encoding acyl-CoA dehydrogenase family protein, with protein MDFRDSADEAAFRERLRSWLSDQKGKFPTSGDAYWAKAGEWHQALFEAGFFGTSWPKAYGGQDLPPVYDVIVDEEIAKAGAPARPSLGYLVVGLSHHGSEELRQRFLPGMINGTERWCQGFSEPGAGSDLASLTTTAVQEGDEYVITGHKIWTSYSDVADWCLVLARTDKDVPKHKGISAFIVSMHQPGIEQRPLKMISGVTREFGQVSFDGARVPAENMVGAPGEGWKLAMTVVSHEREPSTLGFSARYGKTVRQLASRVEGTPPEELSWAWVQTEMLRLHVRRRLSEQLDGITHGPDGSLDKLLMTWTEQSVGHAALKTVGTGDEDMFGAYMYSRAQSVMGGTSQIQKNIIAQRILGL; from the coding sequence TTGGACTTTCGTGATTCGGCCGACGAGGCGGCATTCCGGGAGCGGCTGCGCAGCTGGCTGAGTGATCAGAAAGGCAAGTTCCCCACCTCCGGGGACGCTTACTGGGCCAAGGCCGGTGAATGGCACCAGGCGTTGTTCGAGGCGGGCTTCTTCGGCACGTCCTGGCCGAAGGCGTACGGCGGCCAGGACTTGCCGCCGGTATACGACGTGATCGTCGACGAGGAGATCGCCAAAGCCGGCGCGCCCGCGCGGCCGAGCCTGGGCTACCTCGTCGTCGGTTTGAGTCATCATGGCAGCGAGGAACTTCGGCAGCGTTTTCTGCCCGGCATGATCAACGGCACCGAGCGCTGGTGTCAGGGGTTCTCGGAACCCGGAGCGGGATCGGATCTGGCGTCGCTGACCACGACCGCTGTGCAGGAGGGTGACGAATACGTCATCACCGGACACAAGATCTGGACCAGCTATTCCGACGTCGCCGACTGGTGTCTGGTGCTGGCGCGCACCGACAAGGATGTGCCCAAACACAAGGGCATCTCGGCGTTCATCGTCAGCATGCATCAACCGGGCATCGAGCAGCGCCCGCTGAAGATGATCAGCGGCGTCACCAGGGAATTCGGCCAGGTCAGCTTCGACGGCGCCCGCGTGCCCGCCGAGAACATGGTCGGCGCCCCGGGGGAGGGCTGGAAACTGGCGATGACGGTCGTCAGCCACGAACGTGAGCCGTCGACACTCGGATTCTCGGCGCGATACGGAAAGACCGTGCGGCAGTTGGCGTCCCGGGTGGAGGGCACGCCGCCGGAGGAGCTGTCCTGGGCCTGGGTGCAGACCGAGATGCTGCGTCTGCACGTGCGACGCAGGCTTTCCGAGCAGCTCGACGGCATCACGCACGGGCCCGACGGTTCGCTGGACAAGCTCCTGATGACCTGGACCGAGCAGTCGGTCGGTCACGCGGCCCTGAAAACCGTCGGCACCGGTGACGAGGATATGTTCGGGGCCTACATGTACAGCCGCGCGCAAAGCGTCATGGGCGGCACGTCGCAGATCCAGAAGAACATCATCGCGCAACGAATCCTCGGATTGTGA
- a CDS encoding enoyl-CoA hydratase/isomerase family protein, whose amino-acid sequence MYGMPEEIDVQADGALRIITLNRPDDLNAVNDNLHVGLAKIWEELNEDAGARAAVITGAGRAFSAGGDFNYLDELRNDEALRQKTIKHGRDLVIGMVRCRIPVIAAVNGPAVGLGCSLAALSDVVYIADNAFFADPHVSIGLVAADGGPLVWGSQISLLQAKEFALTGVRIKAQRAVELGLANHVVDDPLGEAIACAKKMIELPQQAVEATKRLMNIQLEKSVMASLDYANLAEYVSFGTADFNNIVDGLIAKK is encoded by the coding sequence ATGTATGGCATGCCAGAAGAAATCGACGTACAGGCCGACGGTGCGCTACGCATCATCACGCTGAACCGGCCCGACGACCTCAACGCGGTCAACGACAACCTGCACGTCGGGCTGGCCAAGATCTGGGAGGAACTCAACGAGGACGCCGGCGCCCGCGCCGCGGTCATCACCGGCGCCGGTCGTGCCTTCTCCGCCGGCGGTGACTTCAACTATCTCGACGAGCTGCGCAACGACGAGGCCCTGCGCCAGAAGACCATCAAGCACGGCCGCGACCTGGTGATCGGCATGGTGCGCTGCCGCATCCCGGTGATCGCCGCGGTCAACGGCCCCGCCGTCGGCCTGGGGTGCAGCCTGGCCGCGCTGTCCGATGTGGTCTACATCGCCGACAACGCATTCTTCGCCGATCCGCACGTGTCGATCGGACTGGTGGCCGCCGACGGCGGGCCTTTGGTGTGGGGCTCACAGATCAGCCTGTTGCAGGCCAAGGAGTTCGCGTTGACCGGCGTGCGGATCAAAGCCCAGCGCGCCGTCGAGCTCGGGCTGGCCAACCACGTGGTGGACGATCCGCTCGGCGAGGCCATCGCCTGCGCGAAGAAGATGATCGAGCTGCCGCAGCAGGCGGTCGAGGCGACCAAGCGGTTGATGAACATCCAGTTGGAGAAGTCGGTGATGGCGTCGCTGGATTACGCCAACCTCGCCGAGTACGTGTCCTTCGGTACCGCGGACTTCAACAACATCGTCGACGGCCTGATCGCCAAGAAGTAG
- a CDS encoding SDR family NAD(P)-dependent oxidoreductase → MAFVAGASRGIGATIAEALAGAGAAVAVAARSEVEGKLPGTIGAVAQRITDAGGRALPVRCDVTSEESVEDAVARTVAEFGGIDILVANAGVLWMGPVETTPLRRWQLCLDVNTTGVFLVTRAVIPHVRARGGGSLIAVTTTGVTMTDLGANAYWVSKAATERLYLGLANDLKADNIAVNCLSPSRVVLTEGWLVGGGGVEIPPEMIEPPEAMGAAAVLLAQQDAGGITGTIQRSEALAAE, encoded by the coding sequence GTGGCATTCGTCGCGGGCGCCAGCCGCGGCATCGGCGCGACGATCGCCGAGGCGCTGGCCGGGGCCGGTGCGGCGGTGGCAGTCGCTGCCCGCTCCGAGGTCGAGGGAAAACTACCCGGCACGATCGGCGCGGTGGCGCAACGGATCACCGACGCCGGCGGCCGCGCGCTGCCGGTGCGCTGTGACGTCACCAGCGAGGAATCCGTCGAGGACGCGGTCGCCCGCACCGTTGCGGAGTTCGGCGGCATCGACATCCTGGTGGCCAACGCCGGCGTGCTGTGGATGGGCCCCGTTGAAACCACCCCGCTGCGTCGGTGGCAGCTGTGCCTCGACGTCAACACCACCGGTGTCTTCCTGGTGACCCGAGCCGTCATCCCGCATGTACGCGCCCGCGGCGGCGGGTCACTGATCGCGGTGACGACCACCGGGGTCACGATGACCGACCTTGGCGCGAACGCCTACTGGGTGTCCAAGGCCGCGACCGAACGGCTCTACCTCGGGTTGGCCAACGACCTGAAAGCCGACAACATCGCCGTCAACTGCCTGAGCCCGTCGCGGGTGGTGCTCACCGAGGGTTGGCTGGTCGGCGGTGGCGGGGTCGAGATCCCGCCAGAAATGATCGAACCGCCCGAGGCGATGGGCGCCGCGGCCGTGCTGCTGGCGCAGCAGGACGCCGGCGGCATCACCGGAACCATCCAGCGCTCCGAAGCCCTTGCCGCGGAATAG
- a CDS encoding SDR family NAD(P)-dependent oxidoreductase yields MQIAGSSAVVVGGAGGLGEATVRRLHDAGAKVVVADLADEKGKELEEELGVRYVRTDATSEESVNEAIAAAQSLAPLRISVDTHGGPASGGRLVGKDGSPLDLEGFRTTIEFYLTAVFNVMRLSAAAMATVDPLEEGARGVIITTASIAGVEGQIGQLPYSAAKGGVLGMTLVAARDLSPLGIRVVTIAPGTINTPAYGKAADQLEQYWGPQVPFPKRMGRSSEYARLAQSIVENDYLNGEVIRLDGALRFPPK; encoded by the coding sequence ATGCAGATCGCGGGCAGTTCGGCAGTGGTGGTGGGAGGCGCAGGCGGCCTGGGTGAGGCGACGGTCCGGCGCCTACACGATGCGGGCGCCAAGGTGGTGGTCGCCGACCTGGCCGATGAGAAGGGCAAGGAGCTCGAGGAGGAACTCGGGGTGCGTTACGTCCGCACCGACGCCACCTCCGAGGAGTCGGTCAACGAAGCCATCGCCGCAGCGCAATCCCTTGCCCCCCTGCGTATCTCGGTGGACACCCACGGCGGTCCGGCCAGCGGGGGCCGACTGGTCGGCAAGGACGGGTCACCGCTGGACCTGGAGGGCTTCCGGACCACCATCGAGTTCTACCTGACCGCGGTGTTCAACGTCATGCGGCTCTCCGCCGCGGCCATGGCCACCGTTGACCCGCTCGAGGAGGGCGCGCGCGGCGTCATCATCACCACCGCGTCCATCGCCGGTGTCGAGGGCCAGATCGGTCAACTGCCGTACTCGGCGGCCAAGGGCGGGGTGCTGGGCATGACGCTCGTCGCCGCCCGCGATCTGTCACCACTGGGCATCCGGGTGGTCACCATCGCCCCGGGCACCATCAACACGCCCGCCTACGGGAAGGCCGCTGACCAACTCGAGCAGTACTGGGGCCCGCAGGTGCCGTTCCCGAAGCGGATGGGGCGCTCGTCGGAGTACGCACGCCTGGCGCAGAGCATCGTCGAGAACGACTACCTCAACGGCGAGGTGATCCGGCTCGACGGGGCGCTGCGGTTCCCGCCGAAGTGA
- a CDS encoding ArgK/MeaB family GTPase, with the protein MTIDELVAAARGGSPRATGRLLSYVESGRRDEVLAALGRVTPARVVGITGPPGAGKSTTVGALVGAYRAGGKRVAVLAVDPSSPYSGGALLGDRIRMAAHINDPDVLIRSVAARGHLGGLAAAVPASITLLSALGYDLVILETVGVGQSEIEIAAVADPTVVVLNPGAGDAVQAAKAGLLEVADIVAVNKADREGADQTVRDLRAETSAPIVKLIAAQGEGIAELLDVIEASHRSDDPQRRVARARAQILSLAQTLLRQHADLDRLAESVAEGVADPYSAAARLIAGER; encoded by the coding sequence GTGACCATCGATGAGCTCGTCGCCGCAGCCCGCGGCGGCTCGCCCCGGGCCACCGGTCGGCTGCTCAGCTATGTGGAGAGCGGGCGACGGGATGAGGTGCTCGCGGCGTTGGGCCGGGTGACGCCGGCCCGCGTGGTCGGGATCACCGGGCCGCCGGGCGCCGGCAAGTCCACCACGGTGGGCGCCCTGGTGGGCGCCTATCGCGCCGGCGGCAAGCGGGTCGCCGTGCTGGCCGTCGACCCGTCGTCGCCCTACAGTGGCGGCGCGCTGCTTGGTGACCGGATCCGGATGGCCGCCCACATCAACGACCCCGATGTGTTGATCCGCTCCGTGGCCGCGCGCGGACATCTCGGCGGCTTGGCAGCGGCCGTCCCGGCGTCGATCACGTTGCTGTCGGCTCTGGGCTACGACCTGGTTATTCTCGAGACCGTCGGCGTCGGGCAGTCCGAGATCGAGATCGCTGCGGTGGCCGATCCGACGGTGGTGGTCCTCAACCCGGGCGCCGGGGATGCGGTGCAGGCGGCCAAGGCGGGCCTGTTGGAGGTCGCCGACATCGTCGCGGTCAACAAGGCCGACCGCGAGGGTGCCGACCAGACGGTGCGCGACCTGCGGGCCGAGACCTCCGCGCCGATCGTGAAACTGATTGCCGCACAGGGGGAGGGCATCGCCGAACTGCTCGACGTCATCGAGGCCAGCCACCGGTCCGACGACCCGCAGCGCCGCGTGGCGCGGGCGCGGGCGCAGATACTGTCGCTGGCCCAGACGCTGCTGCGCCAGCATGCCGATCTCGATCGGCTCGCCGAGTCGGTCGCCGAGGGCGTCGCGGATCCTTACTCCGCGGCGGCCCGGCTCATTGCGGGGGAGCGCTGA
- a CDS encoding FAD-dependent oxidoreductase translates to MTDWDHEVDVVVLGSGAAGLTAALTAAVHGASVEVYEKAPTVGGTSAVSGGIVWIPAHNRCADGELTVEDALAYLQAQSLGVMDDDLVETFVRSGAPMLDFVEAHSELQFEVADGFPDYKPELPGGRPGGGRSLNTKPFDLSRLGPWRDRITSFPADFSNVGIDAETRARIHASVDDDSGDYCVAGTSLIAGLLKGLLDAGVTPHTEARATELFADALGVTGVRIEQGGTEIRVRARRAVILGTGGFEWDPRLVEAYLRGPMRGAVSPPNNTGDGLRMAMAHGADLANMGEAWWVPIVQIPGDTFGGHPRSRSVRLERTRPRSIIVNRAGKRFVNEAGEYNSMAGPFHYLDPKLGYANDPAWIVFDSLHLKHYGFLGVDAEGPVPEWFCQSRDLDELSEKTGIDAEGLARTLEAWNANVAAELDPDFGRGSSAYDGYWGDTNASTTAGQTLGPIDTAPYYAVPVSVGAMGTKGGPRTDRDGRVLHVTGTAITGLFAAGNAMAGATGKAYGGAGGTLGPAMVFGYRSGCTAATGRSVES, encoded by the coding sequence GTGACCGACTGGGACCACGAGGTCGACGTCGTCGTGCTCGGCAGCGGAGCAGCGGGGCTGACCGCCGCGCTCACCGCCGCCGTACACGGCGCCTCGGTCGAGGTGTACGAGAAGGCGCCCACGGTCGGCGGTACCAGCGCGGTGTCGGGCGGCATCGTGTGGATCCCAGCCCACAACCGCTGCGCCGACGGTGAACTGACCGTCGAGGATGCGCTGGCCTACCTGCAGGCGCAGTCGCTGGGCGTGATGGACGACGATCTGGTGGAGACGTTCGTGCGCAGCGGTGCGCCGATGCTGGACTTCGTCGAGGCGCACAGCGAGCTTCAGTTCGAGGTCGCCGACGGCTTCCCGGACTACAAGCCCGAGCTGCCCGGCGGCCGGCCCGGCGGCGGCCGGTCGCTGAACACCAAGCCCTTCGACCTGTCCCGGCTCGGTCCGTGGCGGGACCGCATCACCTCGTTTCCGGCGGATTTCAGCAACGTCGGCATCGACGCCGAGACCCGCGCCCGTATCCACGCCTCGGTCGACGACGACTCCGGTGACTACTGCGTAGCGGGCACCTCGCTGATCGCGGGTCTGCTCAAGGGTCTGCTGGACGCGGGCGTCACCCCGCACACCGAGGCCCGCGCGACCGAGTTGTTCGCCGATGCGCTCGGCGTCACCGGGGTACGAATCGAGCAGGGCGGCACCGAGATCCGGGTGCGGGCGCGCCGCGCGGTGATCCTGGGCACCGGCGGGTTCGAGTGGGATCCACGGCTGGTGGAGGCCTATCTGCGGGGCCCGATGCGCGGTGCGGTGTCGCCGCCGAACAACACCGGCGACGGGCTGCGCATGGCGATGGCCCACGGCGCGGACCTGGCGAACATGGGTGAGGCCTGGTGGGTGCCCATCGTGCAGATCCCCGGCGACACCTTCGGCGGACATCCCCGCAGCCGCAGCGTTCGACTCGAACGCACCCGGCCGCGCAGCATCATCGTCAACCGGGCGGGGAAGCGATTCGTCAACGAAGCCGGCGAATACAACTCGATGGCCGGGCCATTCCACTACCTGGATCCGAAACTGGGCTACGCCAATGATCCGGCGTGGATCGTCTTCGACTCGCTGCATCTGAAGCACTACGGCTTCCTCGGCGTAGACGCCGAGGGGCCGGTGCCCGAATGGTTCTGCCAGTCTCGCGATCTCGACGAACTCAGTGAGAAGACGGGCATCGATGCCGAGGGTCTGGCCCGCACCCTGGAGGCCTGGAACGCCAACGTGGCCGCCGAGCTCGACCCCGATTTCGGGCGCGGCTCCAGCGCATACGACGGCTACTGGGGAGACACCAACGCCTCCACCACAGCCGGTCAGACGCTCGGCCCGATCGACACGGCGCCGTACTACGCGGTACCGGTGTCCGTCGGCGCGATGGGCACCAAGGGTGGCCCCCGCACCGATCGCGACGGCCGGGTCCTGCACGTCACGGGCACCGCGATCACCGGTCTGTTCGCCGCCGGCAACGCGATGGCCGGCGCGACGGGCAAGGCCTACGGTGGAGCGGGCGGAACCCTGGGTCCCGCCATGGTGTTCGGCTACCGCTCCGGCTGCACCGCCGCCACCGGGCGGTCCGTCGAAAGTTGA
- a CDS encoding IclR family transcriptional regulator produces the protein MTRPPADSAPVGSGAPGSQTLARGLSALQLVASSPTGLTVAQVADDIGVHRTIAYRLLSTLAQFRFVAKGEDGRYRSAAALAVLGASFDNNVRQLCVPTLRSLADELGATVSLLVAEGDQQVAVAVMVPSNVYYQLSFHEGSRYPLDRGAAGIALLASIPPRPGERDLVGQTRQQGWVITHGEIEPNTYGLAVPVRRRPPSPPTCINLISHREDVVERGRDAVIRAAAELAAVLS, from the coding sequence ATGACTCGACCGCCCGCCGATTCGGCGCCCGTCGGCAGCGGCGCGCCCGGATCGCAGACGCTCGCGCGCGGGCTCAGCGCCCTTCAGCTGGTCGCCAGCTCCCCCACCGGACTGACCGTCGCCCAGGTCGCCGACGACATCGGCGTCCACCGGACGATCGCCTACCGGCTGCTCAGCACGCTGGCTCAGTTCCGTTTCGTCGCCAAAGGCGAGGACGGGCGCTACCGCTCCGCGGCGGCCCTGGCCGTGCTGGGCGCATCGTTCGACAACAACGTCCGGCAACTGTGCGTGCCGACGCTGCGCAGCCTGGCCGACGAGCTGGGCGCGACGGTGTCGTTGCTGGTGGCCGAGGGCGACCAGCAGGTCGCCGTGGCGGTGATGGTGCCGTCCAACGTCTATTACCAACTCTCGTTCCACGAGGGCAGCCGCTACCCGCTCGATCGCGGCGCGGCCGGCATCGCACTGCTGGCAAGCATCCCGCCCCGCCCTGGAGAGCGCGACCTCGTCGGTCAGACCCGCCAGCAGGGCTGGGTGATCACCCATGGCGAAATCGAGCCGAACACATACGGTTTGGCCGTGCCGGTACGACGCCGGCCACCGTCGCCGCCGACGTGCATCAACCTGATCTCGCACCGCGAGGACGTCGTCGAACGTGGCCGCGATGCCGTCATCCGGGCCGCCGCCGAGTTGGCGGCGGTGCTGTCCTGA